One stretch of Mycolicibacterium fallax DNA includes these proteins:
- a CDS encoding DMT family transporter, whose product MSTSSIVAAALALCAALFIGIGNVLHQRAAHAVTTERVGNFRLFLALLRNWPWWRGSLVAAVGFSCQAAALGFGSVLLVQSLMVTSLLFALFLSAHWTHRRLGRSEWTWAILLAGSVSVIVTVGKPSPGASRASLDTWLTVAAVMVPILVACLIGARLRRGAVAAVLLGLVAGSLWGVFAVLTKGVVELLGDGPRAVLTAPELYAWAVVALGGTAWQQASFRAGALTASLPTMTIAEPMVGSILGVVVLGEVLHPGRFGYGVLGLTVVVMVIATAALARVEAAAVESEPILPADDDPRPAAPEAATRAGADG is encoded by the coding sequence ATGTCCACTTCCAGTATTGTCGCGGCCGCGCTGGCACTGTGCGCGGCGCTGTTCATCGGCATCGGCAACGTCCTGCATCAGCGGGCCGCGCATGCGGTGACGACCGAGCGGGTCGGCAACTTCCGGCTGTTCCTGGCGCTGCTGCGGAACTGGCCGTGGTGGCGCGGCAGCCTGGTCGCGGCGGTGGGTTTCAGCTGCCAGGCCGCCGCGCTCGGGTTCGGGTCGGTGCTGCTGGTGCAGTCGCTGATGGTCACCTCGCTGCTGTTCGCGCTGTTCCTCAGCGCGCACTGGACCCACCGCAGGCTGGGCCGCTCGGAATGGACCTGGGCGATCCTGCTGGCCGGGTCGGTATCGGTGATCGTCACCGTCGGCAAACCCTCGCCGGGTGCGTCGCGGGCCTCGCTGGACACCTGGCTGACGGTCGCGGCGGTGATGGTGCCGATCCTGGTCGCCTGCCTGATCGGGGCCCGGCTGCGCCGCGGCGCGGTCGCCGCGGTCCTGCTCGGCCTGGTCGCCGGCTCGCTGTGGGGCGTGTTCGCGGTGCTGACCAAGGGCGTGGTGGAGTTGCTCGGCGATGGCCCGCGGGCGGTGCTGACCGCCCCGGAGCTCTACGCCTGGGCGGTGGTCGCCCTCGGCGGAACCGCCTGGCAACAGGCGTCGTTCCGGGCCGGTGCGCTGACCGCCTCGCTGCCGACGATGACCATCGCCGAGCCGATGGTCGGCTCGATCCTCGGCGTGGTGGTGCTCGGCGAGGTGCTGCACCCGGGCCGATTCGGGTACGGCGTGCTGGGCCTGACCGTGGTGGTGATGGTGATCGCCACCGCCGCGCTGGCCCGGGTGGAGGCCGCCGCGGTGGAGTCCGAGCCGATCCTGCCCGCCGACGACGACCCGCGGCCCGCCGCGCCGGAGGCTGCGACGCGCGCCGGCGCCGACGGCTAG